Proteins found in one Timaviella obliquedivisa GSE-PSE-MK23-08B genomic segment:
- a CDS encoding 5'-nucleotidase C-terminal domain-containing protein, translating into MAITLQILHASDFEAGIPAIDDSIGFSAILEGFRTNDVAPQFQASPTALANTLTLSSGDNYIPGPFFNASSDTSLNGVGGLTTSTAPTIGRADVGILNALGIQASAFGNHEFDLGTRQVQDILRSGGGSPGLNFPYLSTNLDFAPDPNLRGELATNQNTAEASTIKRKIAKSTIITVAGADNILGTPDDERIGIVGATTPTLRNISSPGSVGVRPANPIDYVALAAEIQASVNALTDTGINKVILLAHMQQLNIERDELAPRLRNVDVIIAGGSNTTLLDANDRLRSGSTDGGDYPILKKDANNEDVLVVNTDGNYRYVGRTVVGFDDAGKLVLSSLNDTVNGAFATDDAGVDLLYGRDVNPQTEANANVVAISNALRTVITNKDNNITGNTSFFLNGGREDSRTQETNLGNLTADANLAYGRLIDPTVTISLKNGGGIRDNIGVISAGSGATTAGDVQKLPPQPNPLAPNKQVGSISQLDIENSLRFNNGLSLITVTAQQLLQLLEHGMSDSGPGRTPGRFPQVGGITFSFDLSRPAAEDVNGDGILNPGEDRNNNGALDAGQRVRSLALINEDDKVTQVLVEDGAIVGDPNQAFRMVTLDFLLGTTLTTGGDSYPFPQFIAANPALANRVDIRGETTVDLNRNGIIDGTVAFPVGQSTFSGVGTEQDALAEYLLQIGTFDQEDTAPTEDSRIQNLGARQDTILTTGRALTGTSSRDVIRGTIGDDELRGLGGRDTLIGFAGNDILTGDAGNDNLKGNDGDDQLLGGNGKDKMFGGNGKDTFFGGRGNNLFVGGKGADVFGLETGGRVLIRDFQDRIDKLGLTGRLRFGNLSIEQSGRDTVISRGNDVLAVLKKESADNITKADFIRLAQPSF; encoded by the coding sequence ATGGCTATTACTTTACAGATTTTGCACGCCTCTGATTTTGAAGCGGGCATTCCAGCGATCGATGATTCCATTGGCTTTTCTGCCATTTTGGAAGGCTTCAGAACCAACGACGTTGCCCCTCAGTTCCAAGCTTCCCCTACGGCTCTAGCGAACACCCTGACGCTCTCATCAGGTGATAACTACATTCCGGGGCCCTTCTTCAACGCCTCCAGCGATACGAGCCTGAATGGTGTAGGTGGCTTAACCACCTCTACAGCCCCTACGATTGGACGGGCAGACGTAGGCATTTTGAACGCCCTAGGAATTCAAGCCTCGGCTTTTGGTAATCACGAATTTGACCTCGGCACTCGACAAGTTCAGGATATTTTGCGATCGGGCGGCGGCAGTCCTGGGCTAAACTTTCCCTATCTCAGCACCAACCTTGACTTTGCCCCCGACCCAAACCTAAGAGGTGAGCTAGCAACCAACCAGAATACCGCAGAAGCTAGCACCATTAAAAGAAAAATTGCCAAAAGCACCATTATCACTGTGGCGGGTGCCGACAACATTTTGGGCACACCCGATGATGAAAGGATCGGCATTGTGGGCGCGACAACCCCAACTCTGCGCAACATTTCATCGCCTGGATCTGTCGGCGTGCGTCCGGCAAATCCCATCGACTACGTTGCCCTTGCCGCAGAAATTCAAGCATCAGTCAATGCCTTGACTGACACAGGCATTAACAAAGTGATTCTGCTGGCTCATATGCAGCAGTTAAATATTGAACGCGATGAACTTGCCCCTCGCTTGAGAAATGTAGATGTCATCATTGCAGGAGGATCTAATACAACCTTATTGGATGCCAACGATCGCCTCCGTTCTGGTAGCACCGATGGTGGCGACTACCCCATCCTTAAAAAAGATGCCAATAATGAAGACGTTCTAGTTGTTAACACCGACGGAAACTATCGTTATGTGGGTCGAACGGTCGTGGGCTTTGACGACGCGGGCAAGCTTGTTCTCAGCAGTCTCAACGACACGGTCAATGGTGCATTTGCCACCGACGACGCGGGCGTGGATTTACTCTACGGTCGAGATGTGAACCCACAAACCGAGGCTAATGCCAATGTGGTCGCCATTTCCAATGCACTGCGAACTGTCATTACCAATAAAGATAACAACATAACAGGCAACACCAGTTTTTTCCTCAATGGTGGGCGGGAAGATTCGCGGACGCAAGAAACTAATCTGGGCAACCTCACCGCCGATGCTAACCTTGCCTATGGTCGTTTAATCGATCCAACGGTGACGATTTCGCTCAAAAATGGCGGCGGCATCCGAGACAATATTGGCGTTATTTCAGCAGGCAGCGGCGCAACCACTGCGGGCGACGTTCAAAAACTGCCACCCCAGCCCAACCCCCTCGCCCCTAATAAGCAAGTCGGCAGCATTTCTCAACTCGATATTGAGAACTCTTTGCGGTTTAATAACGGGCTTTCCCTCATTACCGTTACCGCTCAGCAATTGCTGCAATTGCTCGAACATGGCATGAGCGATTCGGGCCCCGGCAGAACTCCAGGTCGCTTCCCACAAGTGGGAGGTATCACCTTTAGCTTTGACCTATCTAGACCTGCGGCTGAGGATGTCAATGGGGATGGAATTCTTAACCCAGGAGAGGATAGGAACAACAACGGCGCACTGGACGCGGGGCAACGAGTGCGATCGCTCGCTCTCATCAACGAGGACGACAAAGTCACTCAGGTGCTAGTAGAAGACGGCGCAATTGTGGGCGACCCCAATCAAGCTTTCCGCATGGTCACCCTCGACTTTTTGCTAGGCACCACCCTAACCACAGGTGGCGACAGCTATCCTTTCCCGCAGTTTATCGCTGCTAATCCTGCCCTCGCTAACCGGGTTGATATTAGAGGCGAAACTACCGTTGACCTTAATCGCAACGGCATAATTGACGGCACTGTAGCATTTCCAGTAGGTCAGTCTACCTTCTCTGGTGTTGGCACCGAGCAAGATGCTTTAGCAGAATATCTGCTCCAAATCGGCACATTTGATCAAGAGGATACTGCCCCCACTGAAGATTCACGCATTCAAAACCTGGGTGCGCGTCAAGATACCATTCTCACGACCGGACGAGCTTTGACTGGAACAAGCAGCCGAGATGTAATCAGAGGGACGATCGGGGATGATGAGCTAAGGGGTCTGGGCGGCAGAGATACCCTAATTGGCTTTGCTGGCAACGATATCCTGACAGGCGATGCTGGAAACGATAACCTCAAAGGCAACGACGGTGACGACCAACTTCTAGGCGGCAACGGTAAGGATAAGATGTTTGGCGGCAACGGGAAAGACACGTTCTTTGGTGGTCGAGGCAACAACTTGTTTGTGGGTGGAAAAGGTGCCGATGTCTTTGGCTTAGAAACGGGGGGACGTGTTCTCATCCGCGACTTCCAAGATAGAATCGACAAATTGGGGCTGACGGGCAGACTAAGGTTTGGGAACCTGTCCATTGAGCAGTCTGGAAGAGATACAGTCATTAGCCGGGGTAATGATGTGTTGGCAGTTCTCAAAAAAGAGTCGGCTGACAACATCACCAAGGCTGATTTCATCAGGTTGGCACAACCGTCCTTCTAA
- the ureC gene encoding urease subunit alpha: MGYRMDRRAYAETFGPTVGDRVRLADTELIIEVEQDYTTYGDEVKFGGGKVIRDGMGQSPITNADGAVDAVITNALILDWWGIVKADVGIKDGKIFAIGKAGNPYIQDHVNIIIGPGTEAIAGEGMILTAGGIDTHIHFICPQQIEVAIASGVTTLIGGGTGPAAGTNATTCTPGPWNMYRMLQAADAFPINLGFLGKGNSSLPQGLVEQVEAGAIGLKLHEDWGTTPATIDNCLNVAEDYDIQVAIHTDTLNESGFVEDTIAAFKNRVIHTYHTEGAGGGHAPDIIKVCGEANVLPSSTNPTRPYTVNTLEEHLDMLMVCHHLDRGIPEDVAFAESRIRRETIAAEDILHDLGAFSMISSDSQAMGRIGEVIIRTWQTGHKMKVQRGALPQDSDRNDNHRAKRYIAKYTINPAITHGIANHVGSIEAGKLADLCLWRPAMFGVKPEMVLKGGMIAWAQMGDANASIPTPQPVHMRPMFASYGGARTATSLTFVSQAALKNGIPEQLKLQKIAVAVANIRQLSKRDMKLNDAMPRMEVNSETYEVRADGELLTCEPATVLPMAQRYFLF, translated from the coding sequence ATGGGCTACCGCATGGATCGTCGAGCATATGCCGAAACGTTTGGTCCGACAGTGGGCGATCGCGTTCGCCTTGCCGATACTGAGCTAATTATTGAAGTAGAGCAAGATTACACGACCTATGGCGATGAGGTGAAATTTGGCGGTGGTAAGGTGATTCGAGACGGGATGGGGCAATCGCCTATTACCAATGCCGACGGTGCGGTGGATGCAGTGATCACGAACGCGCTGATTTTAGATTGGTGGGGCATTGTCAAAGCCGATGTGGGGATTAAAGACGGCAAAATTTTTGCCATTGGTAAAGCCGGAAATCCTTATATTCAAGACCATGTGAATATTATTATTGGCCCTGGAACCGAGGCGATCGCCGGGGAAGGCATGATTCTGACGGCGGGTGGGATAGATACCCACATTCACTTTATTTGCCCGCAACAAATCGAAGTCGCGATCGCGTCAGGCGTTACTACTTTAATCGGTGGTGGTACGGGTCCCGCAGCCGGAACCAACGCTACGACCTGCACTCCCGGTCCCTGGAACATGTACCGAATGCTGCAAGCTGCCGATGCGTTCCCAATTAACTTAGGGTTTTTGGGTAAGGGCAATAGCAGCTTGCCCCAGGGCTTGGTGGAGCAAGTAGAAGCTGGGGCGATCGGGCTAAAGCTGCATGAAGACTGGGGCACGACTCCCGCGACGATCGATAATTGCCTCAATGTTGCCGAAGACTACGATATTCAAGTCGCAATTCACACCGACACGCTCAACGAATCGGGCTTTGTTGAAGATACGATCGCGGCATTCAAAAACCGAGTCATTCACACTTACCATACCGAAGGCGCAGGCGGCGGACATGCACCGGACATTATTAAAGTTTGCGGCGAAGCCAACGTTTTGCCCTCCTCCACCAACCCCACCCGTCCCTACACCGTCAACACCCTCGAAGAACACCTGGACATGCTCATGGTCTGCCATCACCTCGATCGCGGCATCCCAGAAGACGTGGCATTTGCCGAATCTCGTATCCGTCGAGAAACGATCGCCGCTGAAGATATTCTTCATGACCTGGGAGCCTTCAGCATGATCTCTTCTGACTCGCAAGCCATGGGACGCATTGGCGAAGTGATTATTCGCACCTGGCAAACAGGGCACAAAATGAAGGTGCAGCGGGGTGCTTTGCCGCAGGATAGCGATCGCAACGACAACCACCGCGCCAAACGTTACATTGCCAAATACACCATCAATCCCGCCATTACCCACGGCATTGCTAACCACGTCGGCTCCATTGAAGCAGGCAAACTCGCTGACCTGTGCCTATGGCGACCCGCTATGTTTGGCGTTAAGCCCGAAATGGTGTTGAAAGGTGGCATGATCGCCTGGGCACAAATGGGCGATGCCAACGCCAGCATTCCCACCCCTCAACCCGTTCACATGCGCCCCATGTTTGCCAGCTATGGCGGAGCCAGAACCGCTACTTCTCTTACCTTTGTTTCCCAAGCTGCCCTCAAAAACGGCATTCCTGAACAACTAAAGCTCCAAAAAATAGCCGTTGCGGTTGCCAATATTCGTCAACTCTCTAAGCGAGACATGAAATTGAATGATGCAATGCCTCGCATGGAAGTTAATTCAGAAACCTATGAAGTTCGAGCAGACGGAGAACTGCTCACTTGTGAACCCGCAACGGTATTACCGATGGCACAGCGATACTTCTTGTTTTGA
- a CDS encoding FIST C-terminal domain-containing protein, with protein sequence MLKVVVGHSDDPDSQSAIESVLEQCLEDLLPLLPQAGILFAAIDFEHALILKQIHQVFPNLELIGCTTDGEMSSKLGFQQDSLTLMLFCSDTVQIKAGVGYETQNDPTAAAKQAVQKAMQPSAEPKLCIALPSSYTANGATTSGEGMMAGLTLALGEQVPVLGGTAGDQYRFKTTYQFFRTEVLIDALPILIFSGDLHVSYGTACGWTPMGAKGVVTKAQGTVLYEIDGKPAVEFYQRYLGDRPPSAENPLAVYEAGSDGSDSSYYMRVPNASDPEVGSIHFLCDIPENSLVQLTEISRDILIAASETSFQTALSRYPGTTPTAVLLFSCCCRRWLLGTRAKEEYLVVKNALETPLPICGFYTYGEFSPLESHGKTYYHQETFVTLLIGTES encoded by the coding sequence ATGCTTAAAGTAGTAGTAGGTCACAGTGACGATCCAGATAGCCAATCTGCTATTGAGAGCGTTTTGGAACAATGTTTGGAAGACTTGCTCCCCTTGTTGCCCCAAGCTGGAATCTTGTTTGCGGCGATCGACTTTGAACATGCTCTCATTCTCAAACAAATTCATCAGGTGTTCCCCAATCTTGAACTTATTGGTTGCACTACCGATGGTGAAATGTCTTCTAAATTGGGGTTTCAGCAAGATTCTTTAACGCTAATGCTTTTTTGCTCCGATACAGTGCAGATCAAGGCTGGCGTAGGATATGAAACACAGAACGATCCTACAGCCGCAGCGAAACAAGCGGTACAGAAAGCGATGCAGCCCAGCGCCGAGCCTAAACTCTGCATTGCCTTACCGTCTAGCTATACAGCAAACGGTGCCACCACCAGCGGCGAAGGAATGATGGCAGGATTGACTCTTGCTTTAGGGGAACAAGTACCTGTTTTAGGCGGAACCGCCGGAGATCAGTATCGCTTCAAAACAACCTACCAGTTTTTCCGCACTGAGGTACTAATCGACGCTCTGCCCATTTTAATTTTTTCGGGAGATCTCCACGTCTCCTACGGAACAGCTTGCGGCTGGACACCAATGGGAGCCAAAGGTGTAGTCACCAAAGCTCAAGGTACAGTTCTTTATGAAATCGACGGAAAGCCAGCAGTGGAGTTCTATCAGCGCTATTTGGGCGATCGCCCGCCTTCTGCTGAAAATCCACTGGCTGTTTATGAAGCGGGGAGTGATGGTTCTGATAGCTCCTACTATATGCGCGTGCCTAATGCCTCCGATCCTGAGGTTGGAAGTATTCATTTCTTATGCGATATTCCCGAAAACTCCCTAGTACAGCTAACTGAGATTAGCCGCGATATCTTGATTGCAGCATCCGAAACATCTTTTCAAACTGCTCTCTCTCGCTATCCTGGCACTACGCCTACGGCAGTGTTGCTGTTTTCCTGTTGTTGTCGGCGCTGGCTGTTGGGCACCCGTGCCAAAGAAGAATACTTAGTGGTAAAAAACGCATTAGAGACCCCACTTCCCATCTGTGGATTCTATACCTATGGCGAGTTCTCACCGCTAGAATCGCACGGCAAAACTTATTATCACCAAGAAACGTTTGTCACTTTATTAATCGGCACAGAGTCATAA
- a CDS encoding sensor histidine kinase produces the protein MEPTDDTTRIKELERKVRTLERKLTRSETDRQELEKANEVREVVLKNVIRELEESKIVLEDRGDDLEATLINLKALQVKLVESEKMSALGVLVAGIAHEINNPVSFIYGNMPYAKAHIQDLLKLIRLYQQQYPEPTAILRHELEAIDLEFIGYDAARMFQSMTVGAERIREIVKSLRTFSRLDESGFKVADIHAGLESTLVILNSRLKAFYPNGIQLIREYSPLPSIACYPGALNQVFLNIIVNAIDSLEERVAFDPYPDPTICIRTELEQEKWVKIAMADNALGMNETVKSKLFDPFFTTKQVGKGTGLGLAIARQIIVEQHHGSLEVSSVVGQGSEFTIKLPVH, from the coding sequence ATGGAACCAACCGATGACACCACCCGAATTAAGGAGCTAGAAAGGAAGGTTCGGACTTTAGAACGAAAGCTGACCCGTTCTGAAACCGATCGCCAAGAGCTTGAGAAAGCCAATGAAGTCCGGGAAGTTGTCCTTAAAAATGTTATTCGAGAACTTGAAGAGTCGAAAATAGTCTTGGAAGATAGGGGAGACGACCTTGAGGCGACTCTGATAAACCTCAAGGCTTTACAGGTTAAATTGGTTGAATCTGAGAAAATGTCGGCGTTAGGGGTTTTAGTTGCGGGCATTGCTCATGAAATTAATAACCCGGTAAGTTTTATTTATGGGAATATGCCTTATGCCAAAGCCCATATTCAAGATTTGCTGAAGCTAATCCGTCTTTATCAACAACAATATCCTGAACCTACTGCAATCTTGCGGCACGAATTAGAAGCGATCGATTTAGAGTTTATAGGATATGATGCGGCGCGAATGTTTCAGTCGATGACCGTAGGAGCCGAGCGGATTCGGGAGATTGTTAAATCGCTCCGCACGTTTTCGCGGTTGGATGAATCAGGATTTAAAGTTGCTGATATCCATGCGGGGCTGGAAAGTACGTTAGTGATTTTGAATAGTCGGCTGAAAGCGTTTTATCCGAATGGAATTCAGTTAATTCGAGAGTACAGTCCATTGCCCTCGATCGCTTGTTATCCAGGGGCGCTCAATCAAGTCTTTCTAAATATTATTGTGAATGCGATCGATTCTTTAGAAGAGCGGGTTGCTTTTGATCCTTACCCAGATCCCACAATTTGCATTCGGACTGAACTTGAACAAGAAAAGTGGGTCAAAATTGCAATGGCAGATAATGCTTTAGGCATGAATGAAACGGTGAAATCGAAGCTTTTTGATCCCTTTTTTACCACAAAGCAAGTAGGCAAGGGAACTGGGCTGGGATTGGCGATCGCTCGTCAAATTATTGTTGAACAGCACCATGGCTCTCTCGAAGTTTCTTCTGTGGTGGGGCAAGGTTCGGAATTTACGATTAAGCTGCCCGTTCATTAA
- a CDS encoding aldo/keto reductase: MKYRFFGKTNLPLSIFSLGTMRCLASQENAVETIHRAIALGVNHIETARGYGQAEQYVGTALHGIDRASLYITSKAPPCADAATMAQSIDQSLETLGVDYLDCLAIHGLNTEEHLAWIEAPDGCMQAVRQAVADQRIRHVGFSTHASLEVILRAIATNQFEFVNLHYNYFFQRNEAAIALASQNQMGIFIISPADKGGMLHSPSSVLVDLCHPYSPLTLNYRFLLSDRRITTLSLGAADPTELDLLLPIADADQPLNTSEKEILERLQTHQKIALETDQCSQCYACLPCPEAIHIPEVLRLRNLAVAYEMTAFGQYRYGMFENAGHWFAGRKGDRCTDCGDCLPRCPENLDIPKLLRDTSDRLKGSPRRRLWN, from the coding sequence ATGAAATATCGTTTTTTTGGAAAAACCAATCTTCCCCTTTCCATCTTTTCTCTAGGAACCATGCGCTGCCTAGCATCTCAGGAGAATGCTGTAGAAACCATTCACCGCGCGATCGCCCTAGGCGTTAACCATATTGAAACAGCACGAGGTTATGGTCAGGCTGAACAATATGTAGGAACTGCCCTCCATGGGATCGATCGCGCCTCGCTCTACATCACCAGCAAAGCGCCCCCTTGTGCCGATGCTGCCACGATGGCACAGAGCATTGACCAATCTTTAGAAACGCTGGGGGTTGATTACCTCGATTGCCTTGCGATTCATGGACTAAACACCGAGGAACATCTGGCTTGGATAGAAGCTCCTGATGGCTGTATGCAGGCTGTACGGCAAGCTGTGGCAGATCAACGAATCAGGCATGTTGGCTTTTCGACTCATGCCTCACTAGAGGTGATTTTACGGGCGATCGCCACTAACCAATTTGAGTTTGTTAACCTTCACTACAATTACTTTTTTCAGAGAAATGAAGCTGCGATCGCCCTGGCATCCCAGAATCAGATGGGCATTTTCATCATTTCTCCTGCCGACAAAGGCGGAATGCTGCACAGCCCTTCCTCAGTTCTGGTCGATCTGTGCCATCCTTACTCGCCCTTAACCCTCAACTATCGGTTTCTCTTGAGCGATCGCCGCATCACAACCTTGAGCTTGGGGGCAGCCGACCCGACCGAACTAGACTTGCTTCTCCCCATTGCCGACGCAGATCAGCCCCTCAACACGTCAGAAAAAGAGATCTTGGAACGACTGCAAACCCATCAAAAAATAGCTCTGGAAACTGATCAATGCAGCCAGTGTTATGCCTGCTTGCCTTGCCCTGAAGCCATCCATATTCCTGAAGTGTTGCGTCTACGAAATCTGGCAGTAGCTTATGAAATGACTGCCTTTGGGCAATACCGCTATGGCATGTTTGAAAATGCAGGGCATTGGTTTGCAGGACGCAAAGGCGATCGCTGTACCGACTGCGGCGATTGTTTGCCTCGGTGCCCCGAGAATTTAGATATTCCTAAGTTATTACGAGATACTAGCGATCGCCTCAAAGGATCACCGAGGCGACGGCTTTGGAATTAA
- a CDS encoding bifunctional nuclease family protein gives MIEMKVAGIALDAVSRSPIILLRDATERRQLPIFIGQDQARAIISALENQAPPRPLTHDLMVNMMDEWDMELERIIIHSLQDNTFYAILQMRHGETHKEIDARPSDAIAIAIRTKSPIWVMEEVVADASMPVDRDADEAERRAFRDFISNLRPQDFKQGGKSSSPGEFQ, from the coding sequence ATGATAGAGATGAAAGTCGCTGGAATTGCCCTGGATGCAGTCTCACGCAGTCCCATCATCCTGCTCAGAGATGCCACAGAACGCCGCCAACTCCCTATTTTTATTGGGCAAGACCAGGCGAGAGCCATTATTAGTGCCCTGGAAAATCAGGCACCCCCTCGTCCTCTCACCCATGACCTGATGGTTAACATGATGGATGAGTGGGACATGGAGCTAGAGCGCATTATTATTCACTCGTTGCAAGATAATACGTTTTACGCTATTCTTCAAATGCGCCACGGGGAAACCCATAAAGAGATTGATGCTCGTCCTAGTGATGCGATCGCCATTGCCATCCGCACTAAAAGCCCCATTTGGGTAATGGAAGAAGTGGTGGCTGATGCCTCAATGCCCGTCGATCGCGATGCAGATGAAGCTGAACGTCGGGCTTTCCGAGATTTCATTTCTAATTTGCGACCCCAAGACTTTAAACAGGGTGGTAAATCTAGCAGCCCCGGAGAGTTCCAGTAG
- the leuD gene encoding 3-isopropylmalate dehydratase small subunit: MSQVKSISGRAVPLVGNDIDTDRIIPARFLRCVTFDGLGAQVFADDRAQATGQHAFDQAQYQGANLLVVNRNFGCGSSREHAPQAIAKWGIQALVGESFAEIFFGNCVAMGIPCVTADPADVQKLQAAIAANPQTAVTLDLEAMQVSTPDFSILVAMGEGSRNMFISGTWDACGQLVAQAEKIRATATRLPYVSWGKAIA; the protein is encoded by the coding sequence ATGAGTCAAGTTAAATCTATTTCCGGTCGCGCCGTTCCCCTCGTTGGTAACGACATTGATACCGATCGCATTATTCCCGCCCGTTTCCTCCGCTGCGTTACCTTCGATGGCTTGGGCGCTCAAGTCTTTGCCGACGATCGCGCTCAGGCAACCGGACAGCATGCCTTCGATCAAGCTCAATATCAGGGGGCAAATCTGCTAGTGGTAAACCGAAACTTTGGCTGCGGGTCTTCACGCGAACACGCACCTCAAGCGATCGCCAAATGGGGGATTCAAGCTTTGGTCGGTGAAAGCTTCGCTGAAATTTTCTTTGGTAACTGCGTAGCAATGGGGATTCCTTGCGTTACGGCTGATCCTGCTGATGTGCAGAAATTGCAGGCGGCGATCGCGGCAAATCCCCAAACTGCGGTTACCCTCGACCTAGAAGCCATGCAGGTCAGCACCCCTGACTTTTCTATTCTTGTAGCAATGGGCGAAGGCTCTCGTAATATGTTTATCAGCGGTACTTGGGATGCTTGTGGACAGTTGGTTGCCCAGGCTGAGAAAATTCGAGCTACGGCTACTCGCTTGCCTTATGTAAGCTGGGGGAAGGCGATCGCTTAG
- a CDS encoding Uma2 family endonuclease has translation MVMAGEPIFQEKRSDTVINPLLIAEVLSKSTSAHDPCGICEAARGDKFAYYRFIPEMREYVLINQYTCHVEHFSKTEEGKWLLTEYESLDDQLVLPAIALQISLKDLYDRVNFESFESFGSTEV, from the coding sequence ATGGTCATGGCAGGAGAACCTATCTTTCAGGAGAAACGTTCTGATACTGTCATTAATCCTTTACTGATTGCGGAAGTATTATCTAAATCCACTAGCGCTCACGACCCTTGCGGTATCTGCGAAGCAGCGCGCGGTGACAAGTTCGCTTACTACCGTTTCATTCCTGAGATGCGGGAATATGTGCTGATTAATCAGTACACCTGTCACGTGGAGCACTTTAGCAAAACTGAGGAAGGGAAATGGTTATTAACTGAATATGAATCTTTAGACGATCAACTCGTGTTACCCGCAATCGCCCTTCAAATTTCTCTCAAAGATCTTTACGATCGCGTTAATTTTGAATCCTTTGAATCTTTTGGATCTACTGAAGTTTAA
- the leuC gene encoding 3-isopropylmalate dehydratase large subunit, protein MSKGTLFDKVWDSHTVGTLPSGQTQLFIGLHLIHEVTSPQAFAMLRERGLKVLFPDRTVATVDHIVPTENQSRPFADDMAETMMQEIERNTQDNGIVFHKIGSGNQGVVHVIAPEQGLTQPGMTIACGDSHTSTHGAFGAIAFGIGTSQVRDVLASQTLSLSKLKVRKIEVNGTLPIGVYAKDVILHIIRTLGVTGGVGFAYEFAGTTFEQMTMEERMTVCNMAIEGGARCGYVNPDAVTFEYLKGRDFAPKGADWDTAIAWWQNIHSDADAQYDDVVTFDAATIPPTVTWGITPGQGIAVNQTVPQPEEMAEGDRELAAEAYRYMDLAPGQPISGTKIDVCFIGSCTNGRMSDLREAAKIAKGRHVADGVKAFVVPGSERVKQEAEAEGLDKIFEAAGFEWREAGCSMCLAMNPDKLQGRQISASSSNRNFKGRQGSSSGRTLLMSPAMVAAAAIAGTVTDVREML, encoded by the coding sequence ATGAGTAAAGGCACTTTATTTGACAAGGTTTGGGACTCGCATACAGTAGGGACACTACCTTCCGGGCAAACCCAACTTTTCATTGGTCTCCATTTAATCCACGAAGTCACCAGTCCTCAAGCCTTTGCCATGCTGCGCGAACGGGGCTTGAAGGTGTTGTTTCCCGATCGCACTGTCGCCACTGTTGACCATATTGTGCCGACTGAAAATCAATCTCGTCCTTTCGCCGACGACATGGCGGAAACCATGATGCAAGAAATTGAGCGCAATACTCAAGACAACGGCATTGTTTTTCATAAAATTGGCTCTGGCAATCAAGGCGTGGTTCATGTGATTGCTCCTGAACAAGGGCTAACTCAACCCGGCATGACGATCGCCTGTGGAGACAGCCATACTTCAACCCACGGCGCATTTGGGGCGATCGCTTTCGGGATTGGCACCAGCCAAGTTCGTGATGTTTTAGCCTCCCAAACCCTTTCTCTCTCCAAGCTCAAAGTTCGCAAAATTGAGGTTAACGGCACTTTGCCCATAGGCGTTTATGCCAAAGACGTGATTCTGCACATTATCCGGACGCTGGGCGTGACGGGCGGTGTGGGCTTTGCTTACGAGTTTGCCGGAACCACCTTCGAGCAAATGACGATGGAAGAACGAATGACCGTTTGCAACATGGCGATCGAGGGCGGCGCTCGGTGTGGCTACGTTAATCCTGATGCTGTTACGTTTGAATATCTTAAGGGCAGAGATTTTGCTCCTAAAGGAGCCGATTGGGATACAGCGATCGCTTGGTGGCAGAACATTCACAGTGATGCCGATGCTCAGTACGACGATGTGGTCACCTTTGATGCAGCAACCATTCCGCCAACGGTGACCTGGGGCATTACACCAGGTCAAGGCATTGCGGTTAATCAAACGGTGCCTCAGCCTGAAGAAATGGCAGAGGGCGATCGGGAACTTGCCGCCGAAGCTTACCGCTATATGGATTTAGCACCAGGACAGCCCATCAGCGGCACCAAAATTGACGTGTGCTTTATCGGAAGCTGCACCAACGGACGCATGAGCGATCTGCGAGAAGCCGCAAAAATTGCCAAAGGTCGCCATGTCGCCGATGGAGTCAAAGCCTTTGTCGTTCCTGGTTCTGAGCGGGTTAAGCAGGAAGCCGAAGCCGAAGGATTGGACAAAATTTTTGAGGCAGCGGGTTTTGAGTGGCGAGAAGCGGGGTGCTCGATGTGTTTGGCAATGAACCCTGACAAATTGCAGGGGCGGCAAATTAGCGCTTCTTCTTCTAATCGCAATTTTAAGGGGCGGCAGGGTTCATCTTCGGGGCGAACGCTGTTAATGAGTCCGGCAATGGTCGCAGCCGCGGCGATCGCAGGGACTGTAACCGATGTCCGAGAGATGTTATAA